A window of the Helianthus annuus cultivar XRQ/B chromosome 4, HanXRQr2.0-SUNRISE, whole genome shotgun sequence genome harbors these coding sequences:
- the LOC110933112 gene encoding probable LRR receptor-like serine/threonine-protein kinase At3g47570: MNSKYPMVNLSSFSSIHFLFYSLVISLSSTVICGGIETDHEALLKIKSLITRDPYGALTSWNDSLHLCDWSHVYCGKRYRRVTYIDLSSQGLEGSLSPHVGNLSFLRLLFLYNNSFHGAIPQELGRLSRLRQLYLYLNKFNEVIPTNISGCFNLEVIALSNNELVGSIPKEISSLSKLTFLSLCNNTFTGGIPTILGNITSMESFSVSGNPLGGSIPNILSQWRNLREFYATGCNLHGTIPHEVGHLSRLMVLSLATNKFCGVIPSNISGCSNLEELYLSDNELVGSIPKMISTLSKLTVLSLFNNKITGGIPTILGNITSLELFSVAGNPLGGTIPDILSQWKNLREFYRNGCNLHGTIPHEIGHLSRLTVLNLATNELVGSIPKEFSSLTKLTFLSLDNNKFTGGIPPYLGNMTSLEVFALIENPLGGTIPDTLGLMKGLKEIYLGSCSLKGTIPNSLYNLSLLADISLVDNQLTGGLYSAVGATLPNLVWFQLWGNQLSGPLPASISNCTSLKLLELQQNMFSGRLTIEFSKLTNIHFINIGGNPFGSKEADETKFIDSLKNCTRLKRLAFGNCRFQGVLPRSIGNLSNQLQELVFSNNELNGNLPSSIGNLVGLNKLSLGGNQFTGNIPSTIGNLQNLEGLYLDENHFSGQIPDSMGNLSLLITLYLSSNMLEGVIPSSLGNCHHLLELYLNDNKLNGKMPIRLLQLSSLSITLDLSQNNLFGSLPIEVGNLNMLTTLNLSDNNFSGNIPSSLGGCSSLLRLSLKGLVELDISHNNFSGHIPRFFEKFKLEYLNLSYNDFEGEVPMVGVFANESAFSVLGNRRLCGGIIELGLPKCKETSKFTKKLHLYLIVTLIASALFTATCLTYAWCKKKRKSHLSQSSTSKRYLKVSYSQLLKATNGFSESNLIGTGGYSSVYKGILFEDNDTFVAIKVLHLQNRGAQKSFTRECEAWRNLRHRNLLKFITSCSSIDFQGNPFKALVYEFMPNGSLHDWLHSSGNTSRLNLLQMIKILMDVAYALDYIHNHCLPTIIHGDLKPSNILLDNDMVAHVGDFGLARFLGTSYQNNSTGIRGTVGYIAPEYGLESEMTSNGDIYSLGIIVLEAMTGKHPTDDIFNEDLCLHKFASMALLDNVIDIIDVNILNLYQEYNEENAMKIEECLTLTIKIGVACSVDSPTQRMDIKKVMRDLQQILDTLKNI, from the exons ATGAACTCAAAGTACCCAATGGTTAACTTATCATCCTTCTCTTCTATTCATTTCCTCTTTTATTCTCTTGTTATATCTCTCTCTTCCACCGTCATATGTGGTGGAATTGAGACAGATCATGAGGCTTTGCTGAAGATCAAGTCATTGATCACTCGAGATCCATATGGAGCTCTAACCTCATGGAACGATTCTCTTCATTTATGTGACTGGAGTCATGTTTATTGTGGGAAGCGGTATAGAAGAGTGACTTATATAGACTTGTCATCGCAAGGTCTAGAAGGCTCATTGTCTCCTCATGTGGGGAACCTGAGCTTCCTACGCTTGCTTTTTCTTTATAACAACAGCTTTCATGGAGCCATCCCTCAAGAACTTGGTCGTCTTTCTAGGCTACGTCAACTGTATTTGTACCTAAACAAATTCAACGAGGTCATTCCAACTAACATATCTGGTTGTTTTAACCTTGAAGTGATTGCTCTTTCCAATAACGAGCTAGTTGGAAGCATACCCAAGGAGATCAGTTCCCTCAGCAAACTTACTTTTCTTTCACTTTGTAATAATACGTTTACTGGTGGAATCCCAACCATCTTGGGAAATATAACATCAATGGAATCGTTTTCTGTTAGTGGAAATCCCTTGGGTGGGAGCATCCCAAACATCTTAAGCCAGTGGAGGAATTTAAGAGAGTTTTACGCTACAGGTTGTAACTTACACGGAACCATCCCTCATGAAGTCGGTCATCTCTCCAGGTTGATGGTCCTCAGTCTTGCAACTAACAAGTTCTGTGGGGTAATTCCATCTAACATATCCGGTTGTTCAAACCTTGAAGAGCTTTATCTTTCCGATAACGAGCTAGTTGGAAGCATACCCAAGATGATCAGTACCCTCTCCAAACTTACTGTTCTTTCACTTTTTAATAATAAGATTACAGGTGGAATCCCAACCATCTTGGGAAATATTACATCATTGGAATTGTTTTCTGTTGCTGGAAATCCCTTGGGTGGGACCATTCCAGACATCTTAAGCCAGTGGAAGAATTTAAGAGAGTTTTACCGTAACGGTTGTAACTTACACGGAACCATCCCCCATGAAATAGGTCATCTCTCCAGGTTGACGGTCCTCAATCTTGCAACTAACGAGCTAGTTGGAAGCATACCCAAGGAGTTCAGTTCCCTCACCAAACTTACATTTCTTTCACTTGATAACAATAAGTTTACTGGTGGAATCCCGCCATACTTAGGGAATATGACATCATTGGAAGTGTTCGCTTTAATAGAAAATCCGTTGGGTGGGACCATTCCAGACACCTTAGGCcttatgaaaggtttaaaagaaATTTACTTAGGTAGTTGTAGTTTAAAAGGAACCATCCCTAATTCTCTTTATAACCTTTCACTCCTAGCTGATATTAGCTTGGTTGATAATCAGTTGACAGGTGGTCTTTATTCAGCCGTAGGTGCAACGCTTCCTAATCTTGTTTGGTTTCAATTATGGGGTAACCAACTAAGTGGACCTCTTCCGGCATCCATTTCAAATTGTACGAGCTTAAAACTTCTAGAACTCCAACAGAACATGTTTAGTGGACGCTTGACAATCGAGTTTTCAAAACTAACGAATATACATTTTATAAACATTGGTGGAAACCCCTTTGGAAGCAAAGAAGCAGATGAAACGAAGTTTATTGATTCTTTGAAAAACTGCACGAGATTAAAGAGGTTGGCTTTTGGTAATTGCAGGTTTCAAGGAGTTCTTCCTAGATCAATTGGTAATCTTTCTAATCAACTCCAGGAGTTAGTATTTAGTAATAATGAGTTAAATGGAAACCTCCCTAGTTCAATTGGTAATCTTGTTGGCTTGAATAAGTTGTCATTAGGAGGAAACCAATTCACGGGAAACATCCCTTCAACCATTGGTAACCTTCAAAACTTAGAAGGTCTTTATTTAGATGAAAACCACTTTTCAGGGCAGATTCCGGATTCCATGGGGAACTTATCATTGTTGATAACACTTTATTTATCTTCAAACATGTTAGAAGGGGTTATTCCATCAAGTCTAGGAAATTGTCATCATCTATTAGAGTTGTACCTTAATGACAATAAACTTAATGGGAAAATGCCTATACGACTGCTTCAACTTTCAAGTCTCTCCATAACATTGGATCTTTCTCAAAATAACCTGTTTGGTTCACTTCCAATTGAGGTTGGAAACCTCAACATGTTGACTACTTTGAATTTATCTGATAATAACTTTTCTGGTAACATTCCTAGTAGCCTTGGTGGTTGTAGTAGTTTATTACGGTTATCCCTCAAAG GATTGGTGGAACTCGATATTTCTCATAACAACTTTTCGGGGCATATTCCTAGATTTTTCGAAAAGTTTAAGTTAGAATATTTGAACCTGTCATATAATGATTTTGAGGGTGAAGTTCCAATGGTAGGAGTGTTCGCTAATGAAAGTGCATTCTCTGTTTTGGGGAATAGAAGGCTTTGTGGTGGCATTATTGAACTTGGGTTACCCAAATGCAAGGAGACAAGTAAATTTACAAAGAAGCTTCATCTCTATTTAATAGTCACATTGATCGCATCCGCACTTTTCACCGCAACATGTTTAACATATGCTTGGTgtaagaagaaaagaaagagtcATCTTTCACAATCGTCAACAAGCAAACGATACCTAAAAGTTTCATATAGTCAACTTCTAAAGGCTACCAATGGGTTCTCCGAATCCAATTTGATTGGAACTGGTGGTTATAGTTCTGTTTATAAGGGAATCCTTTTTGAAGATAATGACACATTTGTTGCAATCAAAGTTCTACATCTTCAAAATCGTGGAGCTCAAAAAAGCTTTACGAGGGAATGTGAAGCATGGCGGAACCTTCGACATAGGAATTTGTTGAAGTTTATAACTTCATGTTCAAGTATTGACTTTCAAGGAAATCCATTCAAAGCTTTGGTATACGAGTTCATGCCCAATGGGAGTTTGCATGATTGGTTGCATTCAAGTGGAAATACATCAAGGCTAAACCTTCTTCAAATGATAAAAATTCTTATGGATGTAGCATATGCACTTGATTATATTCATAATCACTGTCTACCAACCATTATTCATGGTGACCTGAAGCCTAGTAACATTCTACTCGATAATGATATGGTGGCTCATGTTGGAGATTTCGGTTTGGCTCGATTTCTTGGAACTTCATACCAAAACAACTCAACTGGGATTCGCGGTACAGTGGGTTATATTGCTCCAG AGTATGGTCTCGAGAGTGAGATGACAAGTAATGGGGATATCTACAGTCTTGGAATAATAGTTCTAGAGGCAATGACCGGGAAACACCCAACTGATGACATCTTTAATGAAGACCTTTGCCTTCATAAATTTGCTTCAATGGCCTTGCTAGACAATGTAATTGATATCATTGATGTTAACATTCTAAACCTGTATCAAGAGTACAATGAAGAAAATGCCATGAAAATAGAGGAATGTTTGACTCTAACAATTAAGATTGGAGTCGCATGCTCTGTGGATTCCCCAACACAAAGGATGGATATCAAAAAGGTTATGCGTGATTTGCAACAGATTCTCGATACACTTAAAAATATTTGA